From a region of the Streptomyces caniferus genome:
- a CDS encoding Trm112 family protein, with protein MPVDASLIQILACPACHAPLDDRTADEPAELRCTSGDCGLAYPVRDGIPVLLVDEARRPA; from the coding sequence ATGCCGGTCGACGCCAGCCTGATCCAGATCCTCGCCTGCCCGGCGTGCCATGCCCCGCTAGACGACCGGACGGCCGACGAACCGGCCGAGCTGCGCTGCACCTCCGGCGACTGCGGCCTCGCCTACCCCGTCCGGGACGGCATCCCCGTACTCCTCGTCGACGAGGCCCGCCGCCCCGCCTGA
- a CDS encoding SIS domain-containing protein, protein MLDESLLDTPDALAGADRFGLLRGVAESGARVRTAARSAAESGIPELTPDGRPRSVLVAGPGPAAAGVADLLRALGGGSCPVTLIPPTGVAPLPGALRWTLPGWAGPLDLLLLPGPDAADPGLAELVEQAYRRGCAVVAVTPAGGPLADAVIQARGLVVPLATTPYDAEFDVEGAPPAAPGTLWSVLIPLLALADRIGLLSASPEDLGKLADRLDQLAERCGPAIPTYTNPAKTLAADLADSFPLIWTEGTIAGAVGRHFATELAGLAGRPALAAELPEALATHRTLLAGALAAGADPDDFFRDRVEQPAAMHARVVLLREQEPGPLSATRAAQALAEERDTAVSELEPDAGSDLEKAAELLAIVDFGAVYLALAGTE, encoded by the coding sequence ATGCTCGACGAGTCACTCCTCGACACCCCTGACGCACTGGCGGGCGCCGACCGCTTCGGTCTGCTGCGCGGCGTCGCCGAATCCGGCGCCCGGGTCCGCACCGCCGCCCGCAGTGCCGCCGAATCCGGCATCCCCGAACTCACCCCCGACGGGCGACCGCGCTCCGTGCTCGTCGCCGGGCCCGGCCCCGCCGCGGCCGGTGTCGCCGACCTCCTGCGGGCGCTCGGCGGCGGCAGCTGCCCGGTCACCCTCATCCCGCCCACGGGAGTCGCCCCGCTGCCCGGCGCCCTGCGCTGGACGCTGCCCGGCTGGGCCGGACCCCTGGACCTGCTGCTGCTCCCCGGCCCGGACGCCGCCGACCCCGGCCTCGCCGAGCTGGTCGAGCAGGCCTACCGCCGCGGCTGCGCCGTCGTCGCCGTCACCCCGGCCGGCGGACCGCTCGCCGACGCCGTCATCCAGGCCCGCGGCCTGGTCGTCCCGCTGGCGACCACCCCCTACGACGCCGAATTCGACGTCGAGGGCGCCCCGCCGGCCGCCCCCGGCACCCTCTGGTCGGTGCTCATCCCGCTGCTCGCGCTCGCCGACCGGATCGGCCTGCTCAGCGCCTCGCCGGAGGACCTGGGCAAGCTCGCCGACCGCCTCGACCAGCTCGCCGAACGCTGCGGCCCGGCCATCCCGACGTACACCAACCCCGCCAAGACGCTGGCCGCCGACCTCGCCGACTCCTTCCCGCTGATCTGGACGGAGGGCACCATCGCCGGTGCCGTCGGCCGGCACTTCGCCACCGAGCTGGCCGGGCTCGCCGGCCGCCCCGCGCTCGCCGCCGAGCTGCCCGAGGCGCTCGCCACCCACCGCACCCTGCTGGCCGGTGCGCTGGCCGCCGGCGCCGACCCGGACGACTTCTTCCGCGACCGGGTCGAGCAGCCCGCCGCGATGCACGCCAGAGTCGTGCTGCTGCGCGAGCAGGAGCCGGGCCCGCTGTCCGCCACCCGCGCCGCCCAGGCGCTCGCCGAGGAGCGGGACACCGCCGTCAGCGAACTGGAACCGGACGCCGGCAGCGATCTGGAGAAGGCCGCGGAACTACTCGCCATCGTGGATTTCGGTGCTGTTTACCTGGCGCTTGCCGGCACCGAGTGA
- a CDS encoding fructose-specific PTS transporter subunit EIIC, whose product MTTTPADPPTDAGSSGQGLKLLAVTACPTGIAHTYMAAEKLAQTARSLGHEIKVETQGSIGAENVLSDNDVRAADGIIIAADKEVDRSRFVGKKVLAVGVAEGIRHPEQLIARVRNAPVYGGAEGDGAGAGTGTTPSGGSSGGRERSVAYKALMNGVSYMIPFVVVGGLLIAISLAVGGHPTPEGLKIPAGSFWEDVNNLGTIGFQLMVPILSGYIAYAIGDRPALVPGMIGGWIATHGELYGMKDASAGFIGGIVTGFLAGYLVVWIKKVEVPKFARPIMPIIVIPIVATTALGLFFIHVLGKPISWVFTHLTGWLSGMTGTSAIVLGAILGLMIAFDMGGPVNKTAFLFGSGLIASGNQTVMGMCAAAIPVMPLGQGLATLIRRRRYSEQERETGMAALFMGLFGISEGAIPFAAARPAQVIPANMLGGAVAGALAGMAGVADAVPHGGPIVAVLGAVDGVPMFFVAVVAGAVVTALATVMLADVSERRKSGGVRVGARAVGVGAGAGAGVGTGVAAAVGGAAGRRVTGGAAGGAGTGVVPVASSGAAEPVAAVVGGSPEVDAGPEGGADGTSCTAAAVAAVPGQATASGRGAEGDAAGPDAVDGDVAGGDSADGGGSVAGGNDVGGDSGEGGSDAAEVLSGHLTGQTVKTQLDAGEKEAAIREMAELMAGTGRVSDVDELVRVALAREAQGTTGLGEEIAIPHAKTDAVTAPVVGFARSAEGIDWGSPDGTLARLVFMISVPEAAAGDEHLRILALLSRKLMDADFRARLQGAEDGTAILRVLGEIH is encoded by the coding sequence GTGACCACCACTCCAGCTGATCCCCCCACGGACGCGGGGAGCAGCGGGCAGGGGCTGAAACTGCTCGCAGTGACGGCCTGCCCGACCGGGATCGCCCACACGTACATGGCAGCGGAGAAGCTGGCCCAGACCGCCCGGTCCCTCGGGCACGAGATCAAGGTGGAGACGCAGGGGTCCATCGGGGCCGAGAACGTACTGTCTGACAACGATGTCAGAGCCGCGGACGGCATCATCATCGCCGCGGACAAGGAGGTGGACCGCAGCCGGTTCGTCGGCAAGAAGGTCCTTGCGGTCGGAGTGGCCGAGGGCATCCGGCATCCCGAGCAGCTGATCGCGCGGGTGCGGAACGCGCCGGTGTACGGGGGCGCGGAGGGCGACGGAGCCGGGGCGGGCACCGGCACGACGCCTTCCGGGGGCAGCAGTGGCGGCCGGGAGCGCAGCGTCGCGTACAAGGCGCTGATGAACGGCGTCAGTTACATGATCCCGTTCGTGGTGGTCGGCGGTCTGCTGATCGCGATCTCGCTGGCGGTGGGAGGTCACCCGACGCCCGAGGGGCTGAAGATCCCCGCGGGCTCGTTCTGGGAGGACGTCAACAACCTCGGCACCATCGGCTTCCAGCTGATGGTGCCGATCCTCTCCGGCTATATCGCCTATGCGATCGGCGACCGGCCCGCACTGGTACCGGGCATGATCGGCGGCTGGATCGCCACCCACGGCGAGCTGTACGGGATGAAGGACGCGAGCGCGGGCTTCATCGGCGGCATCGTCACGGGCTTTCTGGCCGGATATCTGGTCGTGTGGATCAAGAAGGTCGAGGTCCCCAAGTTCGCCCGGCCGATCATGCCGATCATCGTGATCCCGATCGTGGCCACGACCGCACTCGGCCTCTTCTTCATCCATGTGCTCGGCAAGCCGATCTCCTGGGTGTTCACCCATCTCACCGGCTGGCTCAGTGGCATGACCGGGACCAGCGCGATCGTGCTGGGGGCGATCCTCGGCCTGATGATCGCGTTCGACATGGGCGGGCCGGTCAACAAGACGGCGTTCCTCTTCGGGTCGGGTCTGATCGCCTCCGGAAACCAGACGGTCATGGGCATGTGCGCCGCCGCGATCCCGGTGATGCCGCTCGGCCAGGGGCTGGCCACGCTGATCCGTCGGCGCCGGTACTCCGAGCAGGAGCGGGAGACCGGGATGGCGGCGCTGTTCATGGGGCTCTTCGGGATATCGGAGGGCGCGATTCCGTTCGCCGCGGCGCGGCCGGCGCAGGTCATCCCGGCGAACATGCTGGGCGGCGCGGTGGCCGGTGCCCTTGCCGGGATGGCCGGAGTGGCGGATGCGGTGCCGCACGGCGGGCCGATCGTGGCGGTGCTGGGTGCGGTCGACGGGGTGCCGATGTTCTTCGTCGCCGTGGTGGCCGGAGCGGTGGTCACGGCGCTGGCGACGGTGATGTTGGCAGATGTTTCGGAGCGGAGGAAGAGCGGGGGCGTGCGGGTCGGGGCGCGGGCCGTTGGGGTCGGTGCCGGGGCTGGTGCCGGGGTCGGTACCGGTGTCGCCGCTGCCGTCGGGGGTGCGGCCGGCCGTCGCGTCACCGGTGGTGCCGCCGGTGGGGCGGGCACCGGGGTGGTCCCGGTGGCGTCGTCGGGCGCGGCGGAGCCGGTGGCTGCTGTCGTGGGCGGGAGCCCCGAGGTGGATGCCGGGCCTGAGGGCGGGGCGGACGGTACGTCCTGTACAGCCGCGGCGGTTGCCGCCGTGCCCGGGCAGGCCACTGCTTCCGGGCGGGGTGCGGAGGGCGATGCCGCGGGCCCCGATGCCGTGGACGGCGATGTCGCGGGCGGCGATTCGGCAGATGGCGGCGGCTCCGTCGCCGGTGGCAACGATGTCGGCGGGGACAGCGGCGAGGGTGGCAGTGACGCCGCCGAGGTGCTCTCCGGCCATCTCACCGGGCAGACCGTCAAGACGCAGCTCGACGCCGGCGAGAAGGAGGCGGCGATCCGCGAGATGGCCGAGCTGATGGCCGGCACCGGCAGGGTGTCGGACGTCGACGAACTGGTCCGGGTGGCGCTGGCGCGGGAGGCGCAGGGCACCACCGGGCTCGGCGAGGAGATAGCCATTCCGCACGCCAAGACGGACGCGGTGACGGCTCCGGTCGTCGGCTTCGCGCGGTCGGCGGAGGGTATCGACTGGGGCTCGCCGGACGGCACGCTCGCCAGGCTCGTCTTCATGATCTCGGTGCCGGAGGCGGCGGCCGGGGACGAGCATCTGCGCATCCTGGCGCTGCTGTCGCGGAAGCTGATGGACGCGGACTTCCGGGCCCGGCTGCAGGGGGCGGAGGACGGGACGGCGATTCTGCGCGTCCTCGGCGAGATCCACTAG
- a CDS encoding RDD family protein has product MSELVTGEAVVLGLRPARLPSRGLAVALDVAVAWAVYLGVSLLLLGATSSMDSAAVAAVSVATFVLVQVGIPIVIETLSNGRSLGKLVCGLRVVREDGGPIRFRHALVRGAVGAIEVVMTMGVVAALASLLSARGRRVGDVFAGTLVIRERLPVAEVGTALPPPPPWLAAELGALDLSRVPDGWWLTVRQYLARSGQLDPQVGEAMAGRLVEDLRGFTGVPGPVGVPPAAYLAAVVGERQAREARRAFGASAVGGVAAAGVAPSLASSAIGGAPWAGGTPLVGEAPSAGGASAAVGEPGVAGGGGSWGGGPAASGRAVGATGDAVSSAAVGAWAVPGGGTAPGGDGAAAPAGLMRHGGDGAPGVPVRERGGEEGGGGGRPPRTGFAPPV; this is encoded by the coding sequence GTGAGTGAACTCGTCACGGGTGAAGCGGTGGTACTGGGGCTGCGGCCGGCCAGGCTGCCGAGCCGGGGTCTGGCGGTGGCCCTCGATGTGGCGGTGGCCTGGGCGGTCTACCTCGGCGTATCGCTGCTGTTGTTGGGCGCGACCTCGTCGATGGACAGTGCGGCGGTGGCGGCCGTGTCGGTGGCGACGTTCGTGCTGGTCCAGGTCGGGATACCCATCGTCATCGAGACGCTGAGCAACGGCCGGTCGCTGGGGAAGCTGGTCTGTGGGCTGCGGGTCGTACGGGAGGACGGCGGGCCGATCCGGTTCCGGCATGCGTTGGTGCGTGGGGCGGTGGGGGCCATCGAGGTCGTGATGACGATGGGTGTGGTGGCGGCCCTCGCCTCCTTGCTGTCGGCGCGGGGCCGCCGGGTGGGGGATGTGTTCGCGGGGACGCTCGTCATACGGGAGCGGCTGCCGGTGGCCGAGGTGGGGACGGCGCTGCCGCCTCCGCCTCCGTGGCTGGCGGCGGAGCTCGGGGCGCTGGATCTGTCGCGGGTGCCCGATGGGTGGTGGCTGACGGTGCGGCAGTACCTGGCGCGGAGTGGGCAGCTCGATCCGCAGGTCGGCGAGGCGATGGCGGGGCGGCTGGTGGAGGACCTGCGGGGGTTCACCGGGGTGCCGGGGCCGGTGGGGGTACCGCCGGCGGCGTATCTGGCGGCGGTGGTCGGGGAACGGCAGGCACGGGAAGCGCGGCGGGCGTTCGGGGCCTCGGCGGTCGGCGGGGTGGCGGCGGCGGGCGTGGCACCGTCCCTCGCGTCGTCGGCGATCGGCGGGGCGCCATGGGCCGGCGGGACGCCGTTGGTTGGTGAGGCGCCCTCGGCTGGTGGAGCTTCGGCGGCGGTCGGGGAGCCGGGAGTTGCCGGTGGTGGGGGGTCGTGGGGTGGTGGGCCGGCGGCTTCGGGCCGTGCCGTGGGGGCCACGGGGGATGCGGTGTCTTCGGCGGCGGTCGGGGCCTGGGCGGTACCCGGGGGTGGGACAGCTCCCGGCGGGGATGGGGCTGCGGCCCCGGCTGGGCTGATGCGTCATGGCGGGGACGGGGCGCCTGGGGTGCCGGTGCGGGAGCGCGGGGGCGAGGAAGGCGGTGGCGGAGGAAGGCCGCCGCGTACGGGGTTCGCTCCGCCGGTGTGA
- the ahcY gene encoding adenosylhomocysteinase, protein MTTAATGQDFKVADLSLAAFGRKEITLAEHEMPGLMAIRKEYAAARPLAGARITGSLHMTVQTAVLIETLAALGAEVRWASCNIFSTQDHAAAAIAVGPTGTPEAPAGIPVFAWKGESLEEYWWCTEQALTWPNSPTGGPNMILDDGGDATLLVHKGVEYEKAGKVPAVETAESEEHRAILELLTRTLGEAPQKWTDLASEIRGVTEETTTGVHRLYEMHRDGDLLFPAINVNDAVTKSKFDNKYGCRHSLIDGINRATDVLIGGKTAVVCGYGDVGKGCAESLRGQGARVIITEIDPICALQAAMDGYQVTTLDEVVESADIFVTTTGNKDIIMASHMARMKHQAIVGNIGHFDNEIDMAGLAKLEGIVKDEVKPQVHTWTHPDGKVLIVLSEGRLLNLGNATGHPSFVMSNSFADQTLAQIELFTKPEEYPTDVYVLPKHLDEKVARLHLDALGVKLTELRPEQAAYIGVQVEGPYKPDHYRY, encoded by the coding sequence ATGACGACAGCAGCCACCGGCCAGGACTTCAAGGTCGCCGACCTGTCCCTCGCCGCTTTCGGCCGCAAGGAGATCACCCTGGCCGAGCATGAGATGCCCGGTCTGATGGCGATCCGCAAGGAGTACGCCGCCGCCCGGCCGCTGGCCGGTGCGCGGATCACCGGTTCCCTGCACATGACCGTGCAGACGGCCGTCCTGATCGAGACCCTGGCCGCGCTGGGCGCCGAGGTCCGCTGGGCGTCCTGCAACATCTTCTCCACCCAGGACCACGCGGCCGCGGCGATCGCGGTGGGCCCGACCGGGACGCCGGAGGCGCCGGCGGGTATTCCGGTCTTCGCTTGGAAGGGCGAGAGCCTGGAGGAGTACTGGTGGTGCACGGAGCAGGCGCTGACCTGGCCGAACTCGCCCACCGGCGGCCCGAACATGATTCTCGACGACGGTGGTGACGCCACGCTGCTGGTGCACAAGGGCGTCGAGTACGAGAAGGCCGGGAAGGTTCCGGCGGTCGAGACGGCGGAGAGCGAGGAGCACCGGGCGATCCTGGAGCTGCTGACCCGCACGCTGGGTGAGGCGCCGCAGAAGTGGACGGACCTGGCGTCCGAGATCCGTGGTGTCACCGAGGAGACCACGACCGGTGTGCACCGTCTGTACGAGATGCACCGTGACGGTGACCTGCTCTTCCCGGCGATCAATGTGAACGATGCCGTGACGAAGTCGAAGTTCGACAACAAGTACGGCTGCCGGCACTCCCTGATCGACGGCATCAACCGTGCCACCGATGTGCTGATCGGCGGCAAGACGGCCGTGGTCTGCGGCTACGGCGATGTCGGCAAGGGCTGCGCGGAGTCGCTGCGCGGCCAGGGCGCGCGGGTGATCATCACGGAGATCGACCCGATCTGCGCGCTGCAGGCGGCGATGGACGGCTACCAGGTCACCACCCTCGACGAGGTCGTGGAGAGCGCGGACATCTTCGTCACCACGACGGGCAACAAGGACATCATCATGGCGTCGCACATGGCGCGGATGAAGCACCAGGCGATCGTGGGCAACATCGGTCACTTCGACAACGAGATCGACATGGCCGGCCTGGCCAAGCTCGAGGGCATCGTCAAGGACGAGGTCAAGCCGCAGGTGCACACCTGGACGCACCCGGACGGCAAGGTGCTGATCGTGCTGTCCGAGGGCCGTCTGCTCAACCTGGGCAACGCCACCGGTCACCCCTCCTTCGTGATGTCCAACTCCTTCGCGGACCAGACGCTGGCCCAGATCGAGCTGTTCACCAAGCCCGAGGAGTACCCCACCGACGTCTACGTGCTGCCCAAGCACCTCGACGAGAAGGTCGCCCGCCTCCACCTCGACGCCCTCGGCGTCAAGCTCACCGAGCTGCGCCCGGAGCAGGCCGCCTACATCGGCGTCCAGGTCGAGGGCCCGTACAAGCCCGACCACTACCGCTACTGA
- a CDS encoding cation diffusion facilitator family transporter encodes MSASGGTKAIVAALGANLAIAAAKFVAFAFSGSSSMLAEGVHSIADSGNQGLLLLGGKKAQREATAEHPFGYGRERYIYGFLVSIVLFTIGGVFALYEGYEKIHEPHALDNWYWPVGVLVFAIIAEGFSFRTAIKESNELRGKQTWAQFVRRAKAPELPVVLLEDFGALIGLVLALGGVGLTLATGDGIWDGIGTMCIGALLVVIALVLAAETKSLLLGEAAGPEQVAKIREAVVDGDVVTRLIHMRTLHLGPEELLVAAKIAVRHDGTATQVAHAINAAEARIREAVPIARVIYLEPDIYDEATAAAGADPSKTPGGS; translated from the coding sequence ATGAGCGCATCAGGCGGGACAAAGGCGATCGTTGCGGCGCTGGGCGCCAACCTGGCGATCGCCGCAGCGAAGTTCGTGGCCTTCGCCTTCAGCGGCTCCTCCTCGATGCTGGCCGAAGGTGTGCACTCCATCGCGGACTCCGGCAACCAGGGCCTGCTGCTGCTCGGCGGCAAGAAGGCCCAGCGCGAGGCGACCGCCGAGCACCCCTTCGGCTACGGCCGCGAGCGCTACATCTACGGCTTCCTCGTCTCCATCGTCCTGTTCACCATCGGTGGCGTCTTCGCGCTCTACGAGGGCTACGAGAAGATCCACGAGCCGCACGCGCTGGACAACTGGTACTGGCCGGTCGGCGTCCTGGTCTTCGCGATCATCGCCGAGGGCTTCTCCTTCCGCACCGCCATCAAGGAGTCCAACGAGCTGCGCGGCAAGCAGACCTGGGCCCAGTTCGTCCGCCGCGCCAAGGCCCCCGAGCTGCCGGTCGTGCTGCTGGAGGACTTCGGTGCGCTGATCGGTCTGGTCCTCGCACTGGGCGGCGTCGGCCTCACCCTCGCCACCGGCGACGGGATCTGGGACGGCATCGGCACCATGTGCATCGGCGCGCTGCTGGTGGTGATCGCCCTGGTCCTGGCCGCCGAGACCAAGTCGCTGCTGCTGGGCGAGGCGGCCGGGCCCGAGCAGGTCGCCAAGATCCGCGAGGCGGTCGTCGACGGCGATGTCGTCACCCGCCTCATCCACATGCGCACGCTCCACCTCGGCCCCGAGGAACTGCTGGTCGCCGCCAAGATCGCGGTCCGTCACGACGGCACCGCCACCCAGGTCGCCCACGCCATCAACGCCGCCGAAGCCCGCATCCGTGAGGCCGTGCCGATCGCCCGGGTCATCTACCTGGAGCCGGACATCTACGACGAGGCCACAGCCGCCGCAGGCGCCGACCCGTCGAAGACACCGGGCGGTTCCTGA
- a CDS encoding stage II sporulation protein M, translating into MDLDVFVTAHGAEWDRLDTLLQRKRRLTGEEADELVALYQRTTTHLSLLLSSAPDPVLTSRLTSLVARARSTVTGARKASWRDTAHFFTTAFPAAVYRLRHWWIPTAVLSTAAAALIGWWIAAHPEVQAAIGAPDDLRNMTRPGGEYETYYSSHPAAAFAAQVWTNNAQAVALCLVLGAFAGLPVLWILFQNMLNLGVGIGLMSSAGRLDTFLGLILPHGLLELTAVFVTAGIGLRLGWTLIDPGPRTRRTALAQEGRSALGVAIGLAAVLFISGALEGFVTPSGLPTWARIGIGITAELAFLVYVYVLGGRAVRAGATGDVDLIDREATVPTAA; encoded by the coding sequence ATGGACCTCGATGTCTTCGTCACGGCCCATGGCGCCGAATGGGACCGCCTCGACACCCTGCTCCAGCGCAAACGCCGCCTCACCGGAGAGGAGGCCGACGAACTGGTCGCGCTCTACCAGCGCACCACCACCCACCTCTCCCTCCTCCTCTCCAGCGCCCCGGACCCGGTGCTGACCAGCCGCCTCACCTCCTTGGTGGCTCGCGCCCGCAGTACGGTCACCGGCGCCCGCAAGGCCTCGTGGCGCGACACCGCCCACTTCTTCACCACGGCTTTCCCCGCGGCGGTCTACCGCCTGCGCCACTGGTGGATCCCGACCGCGGTCCTCTCCACCGCGGCCGCCGCCCTCATCGGCTGGTGGATCGCCGCCCACCCCGAAGTCCAGGCGGCGATCGGCGCCCCGGATGACCTGCGCAACATGACCCGTCCCGGCGGCGAGTACGAGACCTACTACTCCAGCCATCCCGCCGCCGCCTTCGCGGCCCAGGTATGGACGAACAACGCGCAGGCCGTCGCCCTGTGCCTCGTCCTCGGAGCCTTCGCCGGCCTCCCTGTCCTGTGGATCCTCTTCCAGAACATGCTCAATCTGGGCGTCGGCATCGGCCTGATGTCCTCGGCCGGCCGTCTCGACACCTTCCTCGGACTGATCCTTCCGCACGGCCTCCTCGAACTGACCGCCGTCTTCGTCACGGCCGGCATCGGCCTCCGCCTGGGCTGGACCCTCATCGACCCGGGCCCGCGCACCCGTCGGACCGCCCTGGCCCAGGAAGGCCGCTCCGCCCTCGGCGTCGCCATCGGACTCGCCGCGGTGCTCTTCATATCCGGCGCCCTCGAAGGCTTCGTCACGCCTTCCGGCCTGCCCACCTGGGCCCGTATAGGCATCGGCATCACCGCCGAACTGGCCTTCCTCGTCTACGTCTACGTCCTGGGCGGCCGCGCCGTACGCGCCGGAGCCACCGGCGACGTGGACCTCATCGATCGCGAAGCCACTGTCCCGACCGCCGCGTGA
- the manA gene encoding mannose-6-phosphate isomerase, class I — protein MDRLANTVRPYAWGSTTALPELLGTAPTGEPQAEMWMGAHPGAPSRIDRGAGPVSLAEVIDAAPDTELGADTVRAFGPRLPFLLKLLAAGSPLSLQVHPDLAQAREGFADEERRGVPIDAGHRNYKDANHKPELIVALTPFDGLCGFRHPAQSADLLAGLGVDDLKPYVDILRASPEEDALREVLTAVLSAEHHAMAETVERAAVAAGRLAAEDGPYAQDYAAYAGIAHHYPGDPGVLAAMLLNHVQLQPGEALFLGAGIPHAYLSGLGVELMANSDNVLRCGLTPKHVDVPELLRVVRFEAGDAGVLRPEAVDGEEIYETPIDEFRLSRFALAPGAAPRPLASRTPQILLCTAGTVRLRAGETGDEAGGEAGGGAGGAAGAVGRAGDELTLSPGESAFVRPGEHLMLAGEGTLFRATVVA, from the coding sequence ATGGACCGCCTCGCCAATACCGTGCGCCCCTACGCCTGGGGTTCCACCACCGCCCTCCCGGAGCTCCTCGGCACCGCACCCACCGGCGAACCGCAGGCCGAGATGTGGATGGGCGCCCACCCCGGCGCCCCCTCCCGCATCGACCGCGGCGCGGGCCCGGTCTCCCTGGCCGAGGTGATCGACGCCGCCCCCGACACCGAGCTGGGCGCCGACACCGTCCGCGCCTTCGGCCCCCGGCTGCCCTTCCTGCTCAAACTGCTCGCGGCCGGCTCGCCGCTCTCCCTCCAGGTGCACCCCGACCTCGCGCAGGCCCGGGAAGGCTTCGCCGACGAGGAGCGGCGCGGCGTCCCGATCGACGCCGGCCACCGCAACTACAAGGACGCCAACCACAAGCCCGAGCTGATCGTCGCGCTCACCCCCTTCGACGGCCTGTGCGGCTTCCGGCACCCGGCGCAGTCCGCCGACCTCCTGGCCGGCCTGGGCGTCGACGACCTCAAGCCGTACGTCGACATCCTGCGCGCCAGCCCGGAGGAGGACGCGCTGCGCGAGGTGCTCACCGCCGTCCTGAGCGCCGAGCACCACGCGATGGCCGAGACCGTCGAGCGGGCGGCCGTGGCGGCCGGCCGGCTGGCGGCCGAGGACGGCCCGTACGCCCAGGACTACGCCGCGTACGCCGGCATCGCCCACCACTACCCGGGCGACCCCGGCGTGCTCGCCGCCATGCTGCTCAACCACGTCCAACTCCAGCCCGGCGAGGCGCTGTTCCTCGGCGCCGGCATCCCGCACGCCTACCTGAGCGGCCTCGGCGTCGAGCTGATGGCCAACTCGGACAATGTGCTGCGCTGCGGTCTGACCCCCAAGCACGTCGACGTACCGGAGCTGCTGCGGGTGGTCCGCTTCGAGGCCGGCGACGCGGGAGTGCTGCGCCCCGAGGCGGTGGACGGCGAGGAGATCTACGAGACGCCCATCGACGAGTTCCGGCTCTCCCGCTTCGCCCTGGCCCCCGGCGCCGCACCGCGCCCGCTCGCCTCCCGGACGCCGCAGATCCTGCTGTGCACGGCGGGGACGGTCCGGCTGCGGGCCGGGGAGACGGGCGACGAGGCGGGCGGCGAAGCCGGTGGCGGTGCTGGTGGCGCGGCCGGGGCCGTGGGCCGGGCCGGGGATGAATTGACCTTGTCGCCCGGTGAATCCGCATTTGTGCGCCCCGGTGAGCACCTCATGCTCGCCGGCGAGGGCACGCTCTTCCGCGCGACGGTCGTGGCCTAG